From Strix aluco isolate bStrAlu1 chromosome 5, bStrAlu1.hap1, whole genome shotgun sequence:
CCAAGTCCCGCCATGCTAAGAAGTAAAACACATCTCTGCAGCCCACACAACCAGACCCTCCCCATACTAACAGGAGTATGAAAATCCATGGACCCTATCACACTCATCCCAAACCTCAAACTGTTTTTTCCAATTCCTCAAATTTCTCTCATGGAAATTATGTAAGTGAAAACAACTGTCACAACACATCAGAATGAACTCACACATCAGTTAAGAAAAATCAGCATCGGTGAGATAAATTATTTCACAGAACCAAAACCAGCCTCTCAGTTTTGAGTTTAGAGGGAGCCAATTTCATTTCTTCAGGATACAAGCATGAACACTAATATTCAGAACTCTACTGGGTATTAAAACTGTGTACTCAGTAAATTGGTTTTATGGTATAAAAGAATACATCTATTGAGTTTACAATATTTAGCAATCCAATCCTCCTTTCACCCTACCTCCTGCTGATCCCACTACATCACACAAATACAACTGATACTGAAACTTTATAACTTTCCTAGGTTACAGACTGATTATTGAAATCCAcagttttctgcttctttgtcAGAACTCATAAAAATTTATAAACCCAAAGCATGCCTTTCACTTTTTCAGCATCTGACACAGTAAAAGATACTAACACTCCTTACAAACCTCACTTAACTGAAATTAAATGCAGTAATACCCATATTCTGTAACAACCCTGAATTCAGCTATCTGATGAAGAACACAAACAGAAGTAGTAGGATCTCATACAAGATCACTAGTATATCGTCTGTAATAACATTCCTACCAAATTTAAATTGTCCCGGGTTGCCAACTCAAACTAAAAACCCAACAATATTAAGGTATCGAACGCATGACTTCAAACTATGGAATGGCAGTTGTCTATGTATTAGTTATAAATATTGAAAATGTTAGTTTTCTCAAAATGTTTCTACTTTGGATGCTCACAAGATGAAATCTAGGAGGTCTCTTAACCAATCAGTCCATACACTTGCAAATAAATcttcagaggaaagaaacatGCGCCAAAAAATTGGAATTATATTACAAACAGTAATTTacagtaaaatatgaaaatacttaaacacagatttttctgtgCCTGTGTCCAATTTACAGCAATGACGTATTAAACAAGATGCAATATAGCAAATGTCAGCTTTTtgatgtataaaaatataaaagttttcTATATCTAAAAATGGATCTGAAGCTTTTCTGCAGGGTACAACTGAAAACAAGGGCTCCACCCTTTATATGGTCATTATAATGAAATATCATCTGATGAGTATccaaaaatattctttgaaacTGATTTATAGAACATGTAATATAATGTTCTGTAGTAACATGATTATCTTCTTGCATGTAATACAACAGAATTGTAATTTCTTGCTTGCTAGCTTCTAAAACTACAATTCAGCATATGTATTTGTCAAAATCCCTATAGTAACATAAAATATTGTGCAGAAAAAGTTTTGTGCCAATCTGCAATAATGTCACTTTTTAGGGTGCAGAGCTATGTGAGTATGAACTGACAACTTCACATTTTCAGATCAATTCTGTCAAATGTAGTTTATGTTTCCCAATAATTTAGGATCTCTATGGGAACAGATTCTAGAAAACTTTTCGTAACAGTTTGGGGATTGTGAATGTATAATGTAAAACTTCTCAAACTCTTCGGAAGCAAAGGTTTTATCATGTGAAATCAAAAGGTCATTTTACACATATTTTGAGTAAGGTACTTGGGGCACATAGCCACAATATCATTTGAGCATGCAAAATAGAACTATTTTCATAGCCACACTCCAAAAAAAAGGTAGTTCTGTGAATGATAGCATGTTATAAAAGGCTTTTAGTACGCATTTCAAGGTAAATATAAATAACTAACATTTAAATATCTGATAATTTTGAAGAACCACCACACCCACAGTTGATATTTTAGAGGAATATAAGGATGAGTCATTTCTGTTTAAGTTTCAAGATCTCTAATGGTTGCTTTCTGATTTCTAACATTATTAAGTTGTACTAATGCACTTAAATAAACTACAATATTAAGCTTCTCAATCCTCATTTTAATACAGGTTAATGGTGCATTCATTTGCAAATACAGGTAGATGTTTGCAGGTATCTTCACTGAGAGACTCGAATTCTACTGCAGTGTATTTTCATCATATGACTGGATGGACAAACACCATGCAGTCAAATGACTCGGGCATGAACCACTAAATCAGCAAGCACATGCCCATTCCATTACAGTGCCTCCAATTTTGTCATGATACCGAGGACATTTTTAGAGTGTCTCAAAACCTTCCAAATGTTAAATAGCATACCAAAATTTTGAGGCTAGGAAAAAAGAgcaagtctctctttttttttttttaatgagcagaaATAATCCCTGCAGAAATCAAAGAAGAAATACTATATTTTAGCCACAGCGTGAAGGCTTCATACCCTTCTAAAACACATGCTTCATTTTAGCCATAAATTGTCTTTAGTTCCAGTAACTTCTAGATCAGATTCTGTAACATGCATTTCAAATATAGATCATTAAAtgattttcccattttaaaatctACTAAACAATACTCTGCTTTCCTGATTCTACTCTACAGGCCACCACTTCAGAGTCTGAATCATTTCATGGGCTTTCCCATAGAAACACGTAAGATCAGGGCAATTCTCCtttagtgttttctttttgatgaCTTATCTAACAATTAGTTTTGTTCCAGCCtctatttacatttaattttatgtcCCATTGCTCTGAATCAGTTGTGACTCTGGCATTACCTGTCCAAATTATGATaagtttttcctctgtgcttcccAACACTTCTCGTTGCTGACTGGACCACTGTCTTGTTTCCATCTGGCTCTCAAAGTTAATTCATAACCCGGTGTCTTTTTCATGAACAAATAAAgtctgtgaggttttttcccagATACCTCAACCCTTTAAAAATGAGTTAATGTTTTGAAGGTCTTTAGATCCAAGAGAGAAATGTTACAAGTGATGTAGCAATTCCCAGTTCTTCAGTCTCTCTCCAAATCCAAATCATTATCTTAGCTTGTCTTCTATGCCAAAAAGTACACAGCTCCACATGCTACTTTCTGTGGACCCTTCTATTATACTCAACATGCTTTCCTGTCTCACGTGTCATTTAACATAGCATTTCGGAGAGCTATCTATGCTTCATAAGCTTTGGCATGATGCAGGTTTTTCTCGGCTAAATGCTTTGTCAGAAATTTCACCTTAGTTTTGAAACTGATCTCTTTGCTTGGGCTCAGTCCCCCCAAATACCATACCTTTCAGATTCTTTATCTTCATTTCCGTGCTCTGCCTGAAGGCGTGTTACTGGTATGTTTCCCTTCTACTTGGACTGCAGTAAATTCAGTAATACCGTTTCATAGCTGGCTTCCTCTTGAATTACTtgaaatttactgaaaatatgaaGTGCTTCTTAAATAGGTCTTGtcagaaataaaactgctttctgtcttcctttgCCAGACACTCATTATTACAGACATATAGGAAAGTGGTGTTTAAGCCTTTTCCAGCTGTCCTCCACATTTCCAGAGTTTCAACATTCAGAGGACTATTAACTGTTACATCTTTCCACTTAGGTGGAGGGGTCTTTTTTGGTTCATTTTACTTCTGTTCTTCATAAATTAGTCAGAGCAAAGGAGTCGGACAGTCAGGAGTTTCATTTCTaaacaaacaggatgaaattTATGAGACCATCATCATATCACTACCGAGAGCCTCCTAAAGCACAATTCCTCCCACCACGGCTATACTTCATCTGAACCGTGACGGTTCCAAATACATCCTATTAACCTGGAAAAGATGAGTGCTGCTGGTGCAGACACAggcaagaaaaagcagaaatggcTTCAGGTGAGGGCAGACTAATACAGCAGCAATGTGGGAACAGTCACGGGAAGGCAGCAGGCGAAGACgtacgggaaaaaaaaaaaagcagctcagcaAAGTGGTGTGAAATGCTCCTGTTTTATTAAAGCAAGGAAAATCATTTCAAACACAGAAGGACAACGAGGTCTTAAGACGGAGAAAAGAAACGATGCTACACCTGCTGGAAGGGGGGAGCCACTGAGGGGCCCACAGGTGGCCCCAGCAGCCCACGCACACCAGGAGGCAGCCTGCTGCCACGGGAGCCCGCGCTGCCGCAACACCTCTGCGGGCCGCCCCGCAGCACTAGCCCCGGCGGCTCCCGCCCCCAGCGGGGCCCCCCCGCAGGGCCTGCGGACGCCCCgagccccgccccttccccggcggcgccccccgccccgacTCACCCCAGAGCGCCGCCGCGGCGCCGGAGGCCTCCTCCAGGGGGCGCCGTAGCGCCCGCGGCCCACCGCCGCGCAGGGTCTCCAACACGGCGGCGGGGTGCGGCGCCACCAGCCGCTCCCACAGCCCACGCGTGTAGAACTCCACCGTGTGGGCGCTGCACAGCGGCAGCGCGTGCGCCAGGAACCGCGCTACGCGCCGCAGCgtctccgccgccgccgccggcgacAGCTGGGGCGGGAGCGCGCCGGACGGTCGCGACATGGCGCCGGGCGGCCGCGACATGGCGCCGGGTGGCCGCGACATGGCGCCGGGTGGCCGCGACGTGGGCCTGTGCTCggcccggcggggctgcgggccgGGAGGCGGATGAATCGAGCGCCGAGCGAAGGCGGCGCAGCGCGGTGACGTCGTCTCGCAGCGTGACGCCGGGAGGGTGATGGCGGCGGCGCGGTGCGGCCGGCCGGGACGGGCGGCGGAAAATGCGGGCGCCGCGAGCCGCGGTCCCCGCCGAAAGCGGCCGTGGAGGCCCGTCTTGCTGCGCGGCGTCTTGGGCAGCGTCCAGGAGGGTGAGTCGGGTGGTGGGGCAGCCGCGGCGGGCTGCTGGCTGGCTCGAGGTCGCCTCGTGGTGGGAGAAACGGTGCTGAGGgaggctcggcccggccccgctggtCGCAGCCCTTGGCCTCCCGCCGTGCCGCCGAGCTGGCTTGGGCCTGGTGGCCGCGGCGGAGTCAGGCCTGCCTGCCTCAGTGAAGGGCTTCGCGTCGCGGAGCCCGGAGACCCGTCCTCGTCCGCTGCCCGTGGGGTGGTTAAACGCAGAGTTACGGGAGTGGTCGGTCTGCGGCTCGGGGGGCTCGGGGCCGGTGGCTGTAAGGCTGGTGGGGGACGGCCTGTGTGAGCTGGAGCTCCCGGAGCCCGGATTTGCCGAGCCTGCTCTTCTTCAGTGCCACGCTCAGACCGCCTACTGATAGTTCTCGGTTTTAGGACACGCTTTTAGTTTTCTGTGAAGCTGTATACTTAAAATAGAAGCATATTTAAAAGCAGGTTCAGACTATTGACAGGTAGTTATGCAAATGTAAAAAAGAACTGATAGGAAAATGAGAATCGGCTTTTGCATCACTTTTCTGAAATTTCAACTTTGGAGAAAGAATCAGAGCAAAAGTTGGGACTAATTTGGACTTGCTGCCCTTAGAAAGTATTTTGTTAATGAACGTTATAAAAGTCAGTATCTTTTAAGACTAATGCTataaaaattattaggaaaaaaaccatgtTTAACCTAAGTGGTTATATAATGATTGAGAATGAAAAAACCATTACCTGATGTTTCCTTTAAGGCTAAATCTTTGTATGATGTAGCCTAGTTTTGAAGTTGTAGAGAAGCTCTTCCTGGACAGGTGTAGAAAGAAAGTAGTAGCAATAAATATTCTATTTGTGTGACAAGATATAAATACAGTATAATACAGTGATTTGGTGACTCTTCTTTCCCTGTGGCCTTGCAGCTGCAGACTACTTGAGCAACCAGTATTGCTATTATTAGTGTCTTCTTGAGACTGTCTTTAGGAATCTATTTTGATGTTGCTTATGAAGCTGTCAAAAGTAGAAGTTGGTATATCTTTTCACTGGATTTGAAAAGTATTGGCAAAGGTGCATAATGTTTGAATGTGCATTAAATAATATGTTTGCAATGGCATCGTCTCTCAAGGGTTTAGCCAATAATTTTCGGTAAATCTGTACAAGCTGCAATGCTACAGTAGGGAACAGATTTAtaacagtggtttttttccttgaatttttgaCTGGTCCTTATTAAAATTAGCACAAGTAgtggctttttctgttttggaaagaaaatggattGAAATGGTCCTGACAGCAATTGAATGGTTTGATACTACCTCAGTGCAGATGTATTTAACTccatttttcttatgttttcagGTCGAGGATTTGCATTTCGGAGAAAACAAAAGATTGAAAGACAATACAGGAAATTattgaaaaagggaagaaaggtcCATTCAAAACACGATAATCAATTTATTGATACTTACCCAGAGCACTTGAAACATCTTTATCTAGCTGAGGAAGAAATGCTTAAGAAACGGCGCAGGGCTCCAGATGTTTCagttttatcagaagaaaaacttAACAAAGCAGTAgagtaagtttttaaaaatatgtctctAAAAACAAGTAATTGTTTCCatcattaaagaaatattttagatctCACACTTTACATGGACTTCAGTACGGTGATttgctttactgaaaaaaatgccattaggtcttaacttttttcctaattgttAGAAAATTTGTTGTGTTTGCATCAGAATCAGAAAGCAAAATTGATGATGTTTACGGCTTGATTCCGCAGAAATAATCTGACGGTTATCACTGTACTTTAAGGATAAGGTTCAGCCCAAGAGCACTAAGTGTGTGGCCAATTTCTTACCATATTTATAAAGATAAGAGCCTGCTTTTCAGGTTGTGTGCTTTTGAGTCTACAGAGTTTTCCTTTCAATTGattctcagtatttttaaattagtgtcactttttagaaacattttttgcattATGTTTCTGTTCCCAATTTGATAAATTGTTGTTTTCATATTGCActatttttctgctaaaatgaGCGATACTGTATGCAGTTACCCTTTTGTGGTATGGCTATTTTTTGGGGCGATTTTAACTGtgaactttagaaaaaaaaaatggaggctTTAGTAAAACCTTAAGGCAATGAAGTGTTCTTGATCAAAgtagtaattttaaataatagagATGTCATAGTAGTTTGCcagtggtgtttgggttttttgggtttttttgttttaaatttacttATAGTTGGGAGAAGTCAAACGGAGTTTCTCACTTGCAGTCTAACAAATGTTGGACAacttaaaccattttttttctctgtgtgataGTAATTCCCCCTGAAATCTTGGTGAGGTGTggcaataaaacaaaaagcatagTCACTCAGGTCTAACACTCTCATGGCAGTGTAAACAGTATTCCAAGTACAGTGATTGAGATAATGCCCTTTTGTCCTCAGTACAAGGAGTGTCATAAGTCTTTGAATTCCAAGATGTatcaaaatttaaattttcctgggaaaaaagcTGGATAGAGGGGGAGAAAGGCAGTCAGGTTGAAGCCCAGCGGTAGGAGAAAGGTAGATTTTTGTCTGGAATAGGCAGTTAATTCGTGGGGATGTCTGAAATAGAATGGATGTTTTTCTTTAGACCAGAGGGGGTTTTAACTTTGCTTAAACTATGGTCATTGTGAATGTAAATCAGAattaataattctgaaaaaatgtGACTGCTAATCTGTGAGGTGGTGTGCTGCGTAGGGTCTGTTAGGTAGACTTCAGTGTTCCATGGGAATGTAAAATAAGATTTTGATTAGGTAAATCTATTTTTAGCATATATTGCAATTTAAGTTTTGTACTCGAGGTGGTGAGGTGTCATTAGACAGTATTGCCACAAGATGGAGATGAGAACAAAGCgaagatttgggggttttttttcccctccagaagagtggtatttttaaatgaaagtgtaaGCAAAtaccttctctttcctttttgatTGTCTCCCTGAAGTCTCCTAGATGATGATGGCTAGTTTTCAACTTAAACATCTAGCAAAGCTTATGTTTTTCAAGTGTGAAATGTCTTTGCTACCACACTGTTTATGTAATGGCTTTATTGTGAATCAGAAAAAAGAATAAGACTAAATAACCGGAAAAATCCACTCAGAGTAGTGTGACAGTAAATGCCAGACAAATGGCTCTGGTTTTCCTGTAATGTTTTCTTTAGTGAAAGATACCTGGGCAGTTTTTGATACTGAAATTTGGAAGGAACATAGTTTCAGTTCCTAATTTCAGAACATTAAGGACAATAATATGCCATCTCCTTCAGGAAGAAACGTTTAGAAAGGCATTGTTACTACTGTGCTTTTTCACCTTACCATGTCAGCCTGACTTCTCTGGCAGGCAGTCTGCTAATGGCTAGCTGTCCTCATATCTCTGCAGTTGCATCCATATGTCAGAACTAGAAACAGATAATACAGCTCTAAGCTAGTGTGTTCAGTTTTTCTAGCTCTGAAGAGCTCATATGATGGGGGGGAAAAACCCTCTTTTAGGCACTTTTTAAACTTCATGAAACATCATCCATGTGAAGATTCAGTAGATAAGGTATACATGTTACTAAAAGTTGTGTGCAGTCCAGCCTTCGGTACAGTTGGCACTGGAGGAGTTTACTTTGCTCTGTTTTCATGCTAGCTGCTCGTGACGTTACATGTAATGGTGTTGTGTATCATGGAAGAGTGGTGCAAATAGGTATCCATTCAGTGTAGAAGGATGAGccttctgaaatctgtttttctaaTATACTTCTCTAAATATGCAAAAAAGAGTGGAAGACTCTGTTTCTGCAGTGGCTATGGGATACATGGTTATGTCTGCTTGGTGATAGTCTGCATCTGAAGTACATGTACTTTTTCTGACAGGTCAGTTACGTCTGAAGGGAAGTTTAAGAAGAAAACGTCCAATCAGAAGGCAAAAGAAGAGTATGAGAAAATAAAGGCTGAGCGTGCTAGAAAGAAAGAGGTAAATCTTAAACAGAGATCTTTCTTGATTATAGACAAAGACTAGATTAATACCATTTCTACCTGTCACTCTTATATCTGTTCCCAAATAGAACCATAGGAGAGGAACACAGGTATTGGTATTACAGTTTTTTTCAACTTGACAGTGATATTCAGGCATGCAAGTGTTCAAAGTTATCATTCTCTTTGTTCTGACTATTTCTGTCTTGCAGTTGCCATTGGCAGGATTTTATTATGTCAGTTGGTACATCAAGAAAAACTTGAGTTTGATCTGCATATCCCAGTGGATTATACCAGACCTCTTAAATATTGTAGAAAGGAAAGTAATAGCAATACCATCgtgatgaaaaatgaaatatccaTCCTATTTCTTACGGTGTTACCATAATGCagtcttcattttacttttttatgtGCTTTGACCAACAGTGAAACAATTAGATGTAATAGTATCCACGGCCATaatatttagtaatttttttccctcattctaATTCTTTACTCTTTCAGGGTGTATCTTAATATTGTCACTGTTAAATTACTCATTTGAGACAGCCTTATTTAACTGTGTGCTTTCCCAGTATGTTGTTCATTGCATTGTAAAATGGCACACATTGTAGAAGTTGTATTACTTACTGCTGACAAACTAAATTTCAGTAACTACTGtataaatattacataaatatataGCTGGATAAAACATATTAACTCTACAGTTTAGCTGTATTGaaaactagaatatttttatgCAAGCTGATCCATGATTCTGGGTGAGTTACATGGTTGTTCAAGTGAGAGCTGCTTTTTTGCATGTTAGATTCAGGTCATGCTAAAAGAAATGCATGTTATGACCACCTTAGAGGAAATAGGAACAAATGAAAACCCAGCAAGACTGCAAGGaattttctttcagcagcacATAAGAGTTGCCTGGAGGGAGTTGTTAGCATTTTTGGTCTTATTCAAGATATTTagacaaaacaaacagcagctaAGTGCCACAGTAACAGTAATCATTTATGTGGAATACTGATATGATCATATCCTTTGCCCTCATATATGTTAGCAAACAGTGGATTTGCTGTTATTTATGTTGGAAAAAGAAGTAAGCTTAAAGGCACAGTTTTGGCCTCCGCACTATATAAAAAAGCTAGGATTTAGTAGAGATCAGAAAAAATACGAACATAAGTAACAACTAAGAAAGATTCACATACTTGCTTTGAGTAAGCCTTTGATTGGTAGCTTAAATGGATGTTGTTTACAACAGGATGCTGAACAGCAGTAAAATTATTAGATAGGAAGTGAATTACAGGTTGATGCtactgtggttaaaaaaaaaaaaagaggaattaataATATTAATCATTGTTACAGTAAAATAAGTGAAGCATTCTGAATGGAGAGATGCTATCTTTGCAGGGgtttcctcccctccacccccccatgCCTCTTAGATttctatttagaaatattttcttggatTATTTCTGGTTAATTTTATATTCTACATCACAGAGCATTACTAATTTTTGTACATCACAGAAGCAATCTATGCCgtggaaaacaaaaacataattgATAAATTATCATCTGTTTGGGCATTCTGCAGAAACATCTTCCTTTGTGGGCAGCATGGCACTGCATTTCAAAGAATAAGCTTTATGAGAAGAAATCATCCAAGTGAACTGAAGCAGGCCTTCAGCCTGATTTGTGATGTCTTGCATATTTTGATAGGACATCAGTGAAGCAAGCTAGTTAGCTTGCTTGCTTGTGGATGTTTACCCAAACTACTTTACAACACTAGAGAAGGAGGTGTAAGCTATGTTATAAAAACTGAGCATAATGTCATGATTATCCATATAGTGTAAGTACCTCCATTAGTGTTTTCATTGTATGTGTGCTGTCCCCTCAACACAGAAAGTTTGTACAGTTGAAAATTGggttaggtggtttttttttcctcttagtaaAGACAGCAGTCTGTGTTGCTTTGAAGAGGACAGGTCACTAATAGTTTGGTCATGATTAAGTTGCCATAGGTGACACTGCTTGTGGTGCTGTCCCAATATCACAAACCTGCCCAACTTTCAGGTCCAGATGTGTCACATATCCTATCTGCCAGTCCCATGCAGATGTGTCCAGTGTCCTAGCACATCTGGATTGGCAGGACATTTACATGGGTACTGCTGGATCAGACTCTTTCTTTCTTGCACTCAAGGGGAGAAAGTGAGAAATTTTTGCCACTTTGTCACTTAAGGAGAAAAGTCAGGGAGCTCATTTCACAGGAGGGAAGTAGTACACAAACCTTATCGTAGGATGTTCTACTGAAGAAAACTTAGCTCTTGTCTTGAAGCTTTAGACAACATAACACCTTTTGATTGCAGTATGCATTGAAAGAGCATCCTGACTAACGGTTGTTTCTAGTGTCAGTACAAACCCTAATTGCCAGTAtctttacaaaaagaaattttattgcTTATAGATAGCTTCATAGTTATAGAAGGTAGGTAATTATTTCATAATCATatctatttatttaatttcaggaagcagaaaaaagaaaacaacaaagagaaGCAGCTCAACGGTTgtataagcaaaagaaaatggaagcttATAAAATATTGAGTAAGAAGACAAAAAGAGGACAGCCAAATCTAAACTTACAAATggattttcttcttcagaaaatacagcaaaatacatAAACCTCTGCATACATGTTAATTGCAGGTTTTGAGTTACCTGtgacattttattaaattacttttaataaatAATGTCTTTTTGCTTCTATATGACTTTGTCATTGGCTTGATTTATCTCATTAGTCCAATAGCAGAGGATATTTATCCTGAAAATATGTGTTCTATGCTAAGAGGGAGAGAGATCTGGTAGCTTGAGAATAAATGGTCTGTATTTCTAAACTTAAATTCTATTAGCTGTATAATATCCTGAATTCCAAATCATTAGAGCCTAGTACCACCTGAACATGAATCTACATAATCTAAAGCATTTGTTTTCTAGCTCTAACACTTCCTACAATTGTGACTACTAAAATT
This genomic window contains:
- the CCDC59 gene encoding thyroid transcription factor 1-associated protein 26, whose product is MAAARCGRPGRAAENAGAASRGPRRKRPWRPVLLRGVLGSVQEGRGFAFRRKQKIERQYRKLLKKGRKVHSKHDNQFIDTYPEHLKHLYLAEEEMLKKRRRAPDVSVLSEEKLNKAVESVTSEGKFKKKTSNQKAKEEYEKIKAERARKKEEAEKRKQQREAAQRLYKQKKMEAYKILSKKTKRGQPNLNLQMDFLLQKIQQNT